Proteins encoded within one genomic window of Betaproteobacteria bacterium:
- the mnmA gene encoding tRNA 2-thiouridine(34) synthase MnmA (catalyzes a sulfuration reaction to synthesize 2-thiouridine at the U34 position of tRNAs), with protein sequence MRKGKVVVGMSGGVDSSVAAWLLKEQGFEVLGLFMKNWEDDDTDEYCPSRQDLVDAVSVAERIGIEIDAVNFSAEYRERVFASFLAEYKVGRTPNPDVLCNAEIKFKAFLDHALALGAERIATGHYAQVREVDGLMQLLKAEDGTKDQSYFLYRLDQRQLAKTL encoded by the coding sequence GTGCGCAAGGGCAAGGTTGTCGTCGGCATGTCGGGCGGCGTCGATTCATCGGTCGCGGCATGGCTGCTCAAGGAGCAGGGCTTCGAGGTCCTCGGCCTGTTCATGAAGAACTGGGAGGACGACGACACGGACGAATACTGTCCGTCGCGGCAGGATCTGGTCGATGCCGTGTCGGTGGCCGAGCGCATCGGCATCGAGATCGACGCCGTGAATTTCTCCGCCGAGTATCGCGAGCGCGTATTCGCGAGCTTTCTTGCCGAATACAAGGTCGGCCGCACGCCCAACCCGGACGTGCTTTGCAACGCCGAGATCAAGTTCAAGGCATTCCTCGACCATGCGCTCGCGCTCGGTGCGGAGCGCATTGCCACCGGGCACTACGCGCAGGTGCGCGAAGTCGACGGTCTCATGCAACTGCTCAAGGCCGAGGACGGCACCAAGGACCAGAGCTACTTCCTCTATCGCCTCGATCAGCGCCAACTCGCGAAGACGCTG